In Odocoileus virginianus isolate 20LAN1187 ecotype Illinois unplaced genomic scaffold, Ovbor_1.2 Unplaced_Scaffold_24, whole genome shotgun sequence, a single genomic region encodes these proteins:
- the LOC110146602 gene encoding LOW QUALITY PROTEIN: uncharacterized protein (The sequence of the model RefSeq protein was modified relative to this genomic sequence to represent the inferred CDS: substituted 1 base at 1 genomic stop codon): MGQGESTPLSLMTDHFSDVRARAHNLSLSVKKSKLITFCSAEWPTLQVGWPPEGTFQPSIIQAVKEKIMAPDPWGHPDQVPYIVVWQDLVENPPNWLKPFVHRTSNPQVLVMELTSEETKKKESSKPVFQDSSCPNLIDLETEARPPPYVPPSEPPGGWEGSGRATRGDHEGGPALGTRGRTRGDRSMQDPGDPELPSSTVQALPVRVGPANPNGERTYQYWPFSTSDLYNWKTQNPPFSEKPQGLIDLLDSILFTHNPTWDDCQQLLQVLFTTEERERILAEARKRVPGVDGRPTAQPHLVDEGFPLLRPNWDFERVEGRERLRVYRQTLMAGLRAAARKPTNLAKVNLVRQEPTESPAAFLERLMEAFRQYTPMDPQADESRAAVILAFVNQAAPDIRKKLQKIEGLGEQTIQDLLKAAEKVFNNRETAEEREERIRREERELAEKIRKEDREYRTRENQKELAKILFAGIRTGSGARELRGRQGGKKEKLERQTLKKDQCAYCKELGHWKNECPKRDSRRGMAQREKVPPENRALYMGEDSDXGSQGSAPLPESWVTINVEGKPVGFMVDTGAQHSVLNKRLGPMSKKTSIVQGATGTKRYCWTTERKVNLGTHQVSHSFLVIPECPAPLLGRDLLTKVNAQIHFDPGGISVTDGLGQPIHVLSLALRDEYRLFAPKPSEVIAPDVQPWVHKYPLAWAETAGMGLAKQRHPVVIELKAEAVPVRVKQYPMSQEARRGITPHIRRLMDAGILRRCQSPWNTPLLPVKKPGGTDYRPVQDLREVNKRVSDIHPTVPNPYTLLSSLPPEYTWYTVLDLKDAFFSLPLAAQSQEIFAFEWTEGEGQPVVQLTWTRLPQGFKNSPTLFNEALSEDLYEYRTRHPEVILLQYVDDLMLAGTTEEACSRATGDLLQTLGTLGYRASAKKAQIARQEVTYLGYKIRQGQRWLTQAMKETILQIPEPKTPRQVREFLGTVGYCRLWIMGFAEKARPLYEGSKETPNWTWTEPMKQAFQTLRRALLEAPALALPNPDKPFQLFIDEKQGIGKGVLTQQWGPWKRPVAYLSKRLDPVAAGWPPCLRIIAATALLVRDADKLTYGQQLSVFTPHAIEGVLKQPPGKWISNARLTHYQALLLDAPRVRFQTPCFLNPATLLPNPEKDRPLHDCSEILAEALAARKDLTDVPLSSSELVWFTDGSSYVKDGQRKSGAAIVDESGQTIWAETLPPNTSAQKAELLALIQALERAKGKRVTIFTDSRYAFSTVHIQGPIYQERGFRTAEGKEVKNLPEIRRLLEAVQLPRAVAIVHVPGHQKGEDPKARGNRAADAAARRAASQDYVAPILTVELPPPGMGALPPIPEYSHPDLDWINKDTTLQKDEKDGWYRDQDSNLILPATLGRHLCEHLHTTTHLGEKKTLTLLQTACLRFPRQKATVREIIQACKACQLMRTEKKQHLGARYRGEGPGQHWEIDFTEVRPGKYGYRYLLVLVDTFSGWVEAFPTKGETAIVVAKKILEEIVPRYGLPVTMGSDNGPAFVSQVVQGLARALGTKWKLHCAYNPQSSGQVERMNRTLKETLTKLAIETGGDWVTLLPFALFRARNTPYKLNLTPFEILYGRPPPVYPIFEGKCLPPPALGQFRQTIMALSKVDGIGPWVHCNHVRQATPEERDKAQTEWKANTHPSNPLKLKLTRREAS, from the exons ATGGGTCAGGGAGAATCTACTCCACTCTCTCTCATGACTGATCATTTTTCGGATGTGAGAGCCAGGGCTCATAACTTGTCTCTgtcagtcaagaaaagtaaattaataactttttgttCTGCAGAATGGCCTACCCTCCAGGTTGGATGGCCCCCGGAGGGTACGTTTCAGCCCTCCATAATACAGgcagtgaaagaaaagataatggcACCAGACCCCTGGGGCCATCCAGACCAGGTCCCTTATATCGTGGTCTGGCAAGATCTGGTAGAAAACCCACCTAACTGGTTAAAACCTTTCGTCCACAGAACTTCTAatccacaggtcctggtgatggaactcacttcggaagaaactaagaagaaagagagctcAAAACCGGTCTTTCAGGATTCCTCTTGCCCAAACCTAATAGACttagaaacagaagcaagacccCCCCCTTACGTGCCCCCCTCAGAACCCCCGGGTGGATGGGAAGGATCAGGAAGGGCGACAAGGGGCGACCACGAGGGAGGACCGGCACTGGGGACCCGGGGAAGGACTAGGGGAGATAGGAGTatgcaagaccctggggacccagagttaccgtCATCCACCGTTCAGGCACTCCCCGTCCGGGTGGGACCAGCGAACCCGAACGGAGAACGgacctatcagtactggcccttctCCACGAGTGACCTATACAATTGGAAAACACAAAACCCCCCCTTCTCGGAGaagccccaaggcctcattgacctcttagactctattctgtttactcataaccccacctgggatgattgccaacagttgttacaggtactcttcaccacggaggaacgggagcgaatcctggcagaggcACGAAAACGAGTCCCCGGGGTCGAcgggagacctactgctcagcctcatctcgtggacgaggggtttccCTTGCTGCGACCTAACTGGGATTTCGAGCGAgtggaaggtagggagcgtctccgagtgtaccgccagactctgatggctggcctgagggctgcagcaaggaagccaaccaatttggcaaaggtaaatctggtgaggcaagagcccactgaaagTCCGGCAGCCTTCTTAGAGAGGCTAATGGAAGCTTTTAGACAATACACACCCATGGACCCCCAGGCTGACGAATCGCGCGCCGCCGTGATACTAGCATTTGTAAACCAGGCAGCTCCAGACATCAGAAAGAAATTGCAGAAAATAGAGGGGCTAGGAGAGCAGACAATACAGGACTTATTGAAAGCAGCTGAGAAAGTGTTCAATAACAGAGAGactgcagaggaaagggaagaacggATTAGACGGGAGGAGAGAGAACTAGCAGAAAAGATCAGGAAAGAAGATAGGGAGTATAGGACGAGGGAGAACCAGAAGGAGCTAGCCaagattctttttgcggggatAAGAACCGGATCAGGAGCGAGGGAGCTTCGGGGCCgacaagggggaaagaaagagaagctagaaagacagaccctaaagaaagatcagtgtgcttactgcaaggaactggggcactggaaaaacgagtgccCTAAGAGAGACTCGAGGAGAGGAATGGCCCAGAGGGAGAAAGTCCCCCCCGAAAATCGGGCCTTATACATgggagaagacagtgactaggggagtcaaggctcggcacccctccccgagtcctgggtaaccataaatgtggaggggaaacccgttggcttcatggtagatactggcgcccaacactcCGTTTTAAATAAAAGgctgggaccaatgtctaagaaaaccagcatagtgcaaggagccacggggacaaaaagatattgttggaccacagaacgaaaagtaaatctggggacccatcaggtgtcccattcgtttttggtgataccagaatgcccagcccctctacttggaagagacttgttgactaaagttaatgctcagatccattttgaccctgggggaatctcagtcacagatggacttggacagccgatacatgtcttatccctagccttaagggatgaatacagactttttgcgcctaagccctcagaggtcatagcaccagatgtacaaccgtgggtccataaatacccattggcctgggcagaaacggcaggaatgggactggccaaacagagacatccgGTCGTCATCGAGCTAAAGGCCGAGGCAGTTCCTGTGAGGGTGAAacagtaccctatgagccaggaggctcggcgggggatcactccccacattcgacggctcatggatgccggaattctcaggcggtgccaatccccttggaacacccccttactgccggtgaagaagccaggggggacagattacagacctgtccaggacctgcgagaagtcaacaagcgggtgagtgacatccaccccactgtccctaacccatataccctcctgagcagCCTGCCgcctgagtacacttggtacacggtgctggacttgaaagatgccttcttcagcctacccctggcggcccagagccaggagatatttgcctttgagtggaccgagggggagggccaaccggtagtacaattaacttggacccgcctcccacaggggttcaagaactcccctaccctgtttaatgaggctctgagtgaggacctctatgaatatcggactcgccacccagaggtcattctgctacaatatgtagatgaccttatgttggctggaaccacggaggaggcatgcagccgtgccaccggggacctcttacaaaccctaggcaccttggggtatcgcgctagcgcaaagaaggcacaaatagcccggcaagaggtcacctatttggggtataagatcaggcaggggcaaaggtggctaacccaggccatgaaggaaacaatattgcagataccagagcccaagaccccccgccaggtgagggagtttctggggactgttggatattgcagactgtggatcatggggtttgcAGAGAAGGCTCGGCCTTTATATGAAGGAAGCAAAGAGACTCCAAACTGGACCTGGACTGAGCCcatgaaacaggctttccaaacactcagacgggccctactagaagccccagctcttgccctgcctaacccagACAAGCCATTCCAactgtttatagatgagaagcaaggaataggaaagggggtcttgacgcaGCAATGGGGACCATGGAAACGGCCAGTAGCATACCTGTCGAAGCGATTGGACCCGgtggccgctgggtggcccccttgccttcgcatcattgcagccactgccctcctcgtccgcGACGCCGACAAGTTGACGTATGGGCAGCAACTCTCGGTTTTCACCCCCCACGCCATCGAAGGGGTTTTGAAGCAGCCgccgggtaagtggatctccaatgcccgcttgacacattaccaggcccTGCTGCTCGATGCCCCACGGGTGCGTTTTCagaccccttgcttcctgaatccagccacgctcctacctaacccagagaaagaccgccctctccatgattgcagtgagatactggctgaggccctggcggcacgaaaagacttaactgatgtgcCACTAAGCAGCAGTGAGCTAGTATGGTTCACCGATGGGAGCAGCTATGTCAAGGACGGGCAAAGAAAATCGGGGGCCGCCATAGTTGATGAGTCTGGGCAGACGATATGGGCTGAAACACTCCCCCCAAATACTTCTGCACAGAAGGCCGAATTGCTTGCCCTAATACAAGCTCTAGAGCGAGCAAAAGGGAAAAGAGTCACCATTTTCACGGACAGTCGGTACGCTTTCAGCACTGTCCACATCCAGGGCCCCATAtaccaagaaaggggatttcggacagctgagggaaaggaagtcaagaatttgcctgagaTTCGCAGGCTCCTAGAAGCTGTCCAATTGCCCCGAGCAGTAGCTATAGTGCATGTTCCCGGGCACCAAAAAGGGGAAGACCCAAAGGCAAGAGGTAATCGGGCGGCTGATGCGGCCGCTCGGAGGGCAGCCAGCCAAGACTACGTCGCCCCCATATTAACCGTGGAACTTCCCCCTCCCGGTATGGGGGCCTTGCCACCAATTCCCGAATACTCCCACCCTGATCTCGACTGGATCAATAAGGacaccaccctccagaaggatgagaaagatggaTGGTACCGGGACCAAGACagcaacctgatattgcctgccaccctgggtcgtcacctgtgtgaacacctgcacacaactacacacttgggagagaaaaagaccttgacacttctccagacggcctgcctgaggttcccccGACAAAAggcaactgtacgagagataattcAAGCCTGTAAAGCGTGCCAGTTaatgagaacagagaagaagcaacacttaggaGCGAGGTACCGGGGGGAAGGgccagggcaacactgggagatagactttactgaggtaaggccaggAAAGTATGGGTACcgctatctgttggttctggtagataccttctcggggtgggtggaagctttccccactaagggagagacagcaatagtggttgctaaaaagatcttagaggaaatagtgcctaggtatgggctgccagtgactatgggctctgataatggacctgcctttgtgagccaaGTTGTGCAGGGACTAGCCCGAGCTCTGGGGacaaaatggaagttacattgtgCATATAATCCCCAGAGTTCGGGAcaagttgagagaatgaatcggaccctaaaagaaacactgacaaagttggcaatagagactggcggggactgggtgaccctccttcccttcgcactctTCCGGGCGCGTAACACCCCTTATAAGCTGAATCTTACCCCTtttgaaattttgtatggaagaccccctcctgtgtatcctatttttgaaggaaagtgcctgccaccccctgctctgggacAATTCCGGCAAACAATAATGGCATTAAGCAAG GTtgacgggattggaccctgggttcactgcaaccACGTGCGGCAGGCCACGCCAGAGGAACGAGATAAGGCACAAACAGAATGGAAGGCGAATACTCATCCGTCAAATCCTTTAAAACTGAAGCTCACCCGCCGAGAAGCCTCCTAG